A part of Cottoperca gobio chromosome 4, fCotGob3.1, whole genome shotgun sequence genomic DNA contains:
- the ncbp2as2 gene encoding uncharacterized protein NCBP2-AS2, whose product MLARLLFNLLNKHHVVEKLADSRPIRRAAQITAYFITKAQIAGRDASQRVLRSQTLRQVRDEAGKAPGGDLGEMASRLKRVRETFVNEVKEGWKDGSRQIKK is encoded by the coding sequence ATGCTCGCTCGGTTGCTATTTAACCTCCTCAACAAACACCATGTCGTTGAGAAGTTGGCAGATTCTCGTCCGATTCGCAGGGCCGCCCAGATCACAGCCTACTTCATCACCAAGGCTCAGATAGCCGGCCGGGACGCCTCTCAGCGGGTCTTGCGGTCACAGACGCTACGGCAGGTCCGGGACGAGGCAGGCAAAGCACCCGGCGGTGACCTGGGAGAGATGGCCAGCCGCCTcaagagagtcagagagacattTGTGAATGAAGTGAAGGAGGGATGGAAGGACGGCTCCAGACAGATCAAGAAGTGA
- the fkbp2 gene encoding peptidyl-prolyl cis-trans isomerase FKBP2 has product MRVILLFAVTVLSLCPDAVSGVEKKKLQIGIKKRVDNCPIKSRKGDVLNMHYTGKLEDGTEFDSSIPRDRPFTFTLATGQVIKGWDQGLLGMCEGEKRKLVIPSELGYGDRGAPPKIPGGATLIFEVELLSIERRSEL; this is encoded by the coding sequence ATGCGGGTGATTCTGTTGTTCGCCGTGACAGTGCTCTCTCTGTGCCCGGATGCAGTGAGCGGAGTCGAGAAGAAAAAGCTGCAGATCGGCATCAAGAAGCGAGTGGACAACTGCCCCATCAAGTCCCGCAAAGGAGATGTGCTGAACATGCACTACACGGGCAAGCTGGAGGACGGCACGGAGTTTGACAGTAGTATTCCCCGCGACAGGCCCTTCACCTTCACCCTGGCCACCGGGCAGGTGATCAAAGGTTGGGACCAAGGCCTGCTGGGCATGTGCGAGGGCGAGAAGAGGAAGCTGGTCATCCCCTCTGAGCTGGGTTACGGAGACAGGGGAGCTCCCCCAAAGATCCCCGGAGGAGCAACGCTCATCTTCGAAGTGGAGCTGCTCAGCATCGAGAGGAGATCCGAGCTTTGA
- the ncbp2 gene encoding LOW QUALITY PROTEIN: nuclear cap-binding protein subunit 2 (The sequence of the model RefSeq protein was modified relative to this genomic sequence to represent the inferred CDS: deleted 1 base in 1 codon), producing MSAKLNALHSDSYVDISQYRDQHFKGNRYDQEKLLKQSNTLYVGNLSFYSTEDQVHDIFSKSGDVKRIVIGLDKVKKTACGFCFVEYYTRTGAENAMRFINGTRLDDRIIRTDWDAGFKEGRQYGRGKSGGQVRDEYRQDYDPARGGYGKLAQQHRSTEAQNSF from the exons ATGTCTGCTAAATTAAATGCTTTGCATAGCGACTCTTACGTTGATATTAGTCAATACAGAGACCAACATTTTAAG GGTAACCGCTATGATCAGGAAAAGCTGCTGAAGCAGAGCAACACTTTGTATGTTGGGAATCTGTCCTTCTACTCCACCGAGGACCAG GTACACGATATATTTTCTAAAAGTGGAGACGTCAAGCGCATCGTCATTGGACTGGATAAAGTGAAGAAGACAGCCTGCGGATTCTGCTTTGTAGA ATACTACACACGTACAGGTGCAGAAAATGCCATGCGCTTCATTAATGGCACACGGCTGGATGACCGTATCATCAGGACCGATTGGGACGCCGGCTTCAAGGAGGGACGGCAGTACGGCCGGGGCAAATCTGGAGGACAG GTGAGAGATGAGTACAGGCAGGACTACGACCCAGCCAGAGGC GGCTACGGTAAGCTGGCTCAGCAGCATCGATCCACAGAGGCACAGAACAGCTTTTAG